The Phragmites australis chromosome 1, lpPhrAust1.1, whole genome shotgun sequence genomic interval CCACGCTTGGCCAATGCGGCTagcaccgccgccgctgtcTCCTCCTCGCTGATCGCGGACACAGCCACCTCAGCGACGCCGGCGTCCACGAGCTTCCCGACGTTCTCCCTCTCGCCGGCAAGTGACAGCAGCGCGGCCAATGCGCCCTTCTTGGTGCTCGTTGGGCCGGTGCGCACGAGATGCACCAACTTTTCCACGATGGATGTGTTCCGGCCAAGCCGGCGGCGGTAGGTATGGACGGACGCCAAGCTGAGCACGGCGGCCGCCGCGTTCTCCTTGGCACGCCACGTCGCGCCGGAGCTCATGATATGGGCGACCGCCTCCACGGCGCCCTCGGCGTGCATGATGCGCTTCTTGTTGGCCTCGAGGATCGAGAGGTTCAGCAGCACCGTGACGGCGTTGAGCTGGAGCCCGGCGTCCTCGGAGTAGAGCATGGGCACCAGCAGTAGCACAGCTCCGGCCTCTCCGACGACAGCGCGGCTGTCCGAGCCGGACTTGGAGAATTGCCCGATCTCGTGCACGACGCGGTTGGCCGCGTCAGGGGAGAAGGAAATGGAAAGCTTCTTCACAAGGAACGACGCGGTCATGCGCGCCGCCTCCAGCGCCGCCTTGTTCGCGGCGACCGCCTGCACTGGCTCGATCTTGCTGGCCTCGTTACCTTCCATGGCGACACCGTTCTCGCGGCACCACTTGGCGATGAGGTTCTTGAGAGCCTTGTTCGGCACGAGCTCCAAATTGGCGAGGACCTGCCCTGTCTTGGGGCACGTTGACTTGCCGGAATCGAACCACCGGTTGATGGACTCGCGATCGTACGTCTGGCCGCTGGCGATGACAACAGGGTCGCGCATAAGATCGAGAGAGATGGGGCAGCGGAAGTCCAgcagcggcgccggcggctCCCCGTCTTCGTCGACCTCGGGGTTAGGCTTGGAATCTGAAGTCCGGGGCGTGGCGCTGAACAGGACGCACCTGGCGTACCGAAGTAAACCGACGAGCGCGATCATGGCGGCCGTCCATCTCTCGGATGCGCGGTCCCCGATCTCCCGCTCCAGGCTCTCGATCTCGCCGCTGCAACTCGCCGGGTCGTTGATGCCCACCTCCTCCAGGATCTGCTCCAGCATCTCCCGCTCCGGCACGATCTCCCGCTCAATTTCCTGTAACAGCGACAGCACCCTCGCCTTCAGCGCTTgctccgcctcggccgccggCGCGAACCGCCGGCACTGGCGCGACGCGAGTGCCAGTAGGTCTATGACGTCCTCGGCGAGGCCCAGCTCGACGACGGGCAGAAGGTCCAGCAGCGTGGCCATGTCCTGTTGCAGCTCCCGCACCTCCTCCTCGATCTCGTCCGactgcagcagcagccgcaTCCGGCTCCGCGCCGCGCAGTCGGCGGCCAGCGCCTTGAGCCGCTGCAGCACGAGGAGCACCTCTCGGAGGCACAGCGACGCGGACCGCGGCAGGTCCCCGGCCGCGGTGCACATGACCAGGTCGTCGAacgcggcggcgaggagcttGGACCGCCAGGAGATGGACGCGAGCGCGGCGCGCGGGAACGGCGCGGGCGTCTCGGCGACGGAAGACATGTCCCGCGCGAGGCGGTGCAGCGACCGGAGCAGCTCCCCGtcggacggcgacggcggcggcggcatgaaCGCCGACGACGAGCAGCCGGGCAGTGACGGCGCGGAGGTCACCACCGTTCGTGGATTAGCCATTGGCTCAGTAACTAAAAAACTACAGGAACGGCTGGCTTAGTGGAAAATTGGAAATGGTATATGTGCGAGAGAGAGTGTGTGCGGGAGAGAGGAAGGTTTATAAATGGTGAGGCGGTAGCGTGTGGAGTTTGAGAAGTGGAGGGCATCACGCAACCCCGGCACGTACGAGGTTGCTTACTTATCCTGATTGCTGTGCATCGTGTCCTTAGAGTAGGTTTGATTGGgtttctatttttagtttcttttaaagctatgttttattttatctgaaaactattttaaaaatagtatgttggtttatataataattttttagctttttaaatATATCTTCTCAAAAAAAATACTCTCAACGAATTTCTCagatttaatttatttttttataagcaGTTTCTGACTTTTTTTAAAAGACACTTTTTCATAACTCTATTTATTCTAACTTTCAATAGTAAAAAagtaaaatcaaaataaaaaataaaaaaaacttagtaTAAGGTCTTAGTCAGATCCTGT includes:
- the LOC133923499 gene encoding U-box domain-containing protein 16-like — its product is MANPRTVVTSAPSLPGCSSSAFMPPPPSPSDGELLRSLHRLARDMSSVAETPAPFPRAALASISWRSKLLAAAFDDLVMCTAAGDLPRSASLCLREVLLVLQRLKALAADCAARSRMRLLLQSDEIEEEVRELQQDMATLLDLLPVVELGLAEDVIDLLALASRQCRRFAPAAEAEQALKARVLSLLQEIEREIVPEREMLEQILEEVGINDPASCSGEIESLEREIGDRASERWTAAMIALVGLLRYARCVLFSATPRTSDSKPNPEVDEDGEPPAPLLDFRCPISLDLMRDPVVIASGQTYDRESINRWFDSGKSTCPKTGQVLANLELVPNKALKNLIAKWCRENGVAMEGNEASKIEPVQAVAANKAALEAARMTASFLVKKLSISFSPDAANRVVHEIGQFSKSGSDSRAVVGEAGAVLLLVPMLYSEDAGLQLNAVTVLLNLSILEANKKRIMHAEGAVEAVAHIMSSGATWRAKENAAAAVLSLASVHTYRRRLGRNTSIVEKLVHLVRTGPTSTKKGALAALLSLAGERENVGKLVDAGVAEVAVSAISEEETAAAVLAALAKRGGAEAIANIGGAVARLVAEMRRGTEWARENATTALVLLCRRLGAQAVTQVMAVPGVEWAIWELMGTGTERARRKAASLGRICRRWAAASAADDGDRGNGCPAASVVPPAMMAS